The Verrucomicrobiota bacterium genomic sequence GTGCGGAGTGGTTCGAAAAATATAATTTTAGCAATGATGCAGGGCATACGGAAAATGGCGTTTATGCTTTGAGAGCAAACTATGGTTTCGATGGCATGACCTTTGATAGTCTGAAAGGGTTTCGCAGTGTAACAAGTAAACTAACGGGTCACGGAGAATCCCATCTTAACCCTGAGGGCGTCTTACTCAGCAATGGCCCACTAGGATCAAGTCTGCCGCAAGCTCAGGGCCTAGCTATGGCAGATAAAGCAATCGGCAATGATCGTGTTACGATATGTGTGGTCTCTGATGGCGCAGCCATGGAGGGCGAAGCTAAGGAAAGCTTTGCAGCTATTCCTGGTTTGGCGTCAACCGAGCGCCTCAATCCTTTTATCATGGTGATATCGGATAACGATACAAAGCTCTCAGGCCGGATTACTAAAGATTCATATAGCATGCAGCCCACATTAGAGTCTATGGAAACCTTAGGCTGGAAAGTGATTAAACTGGATCAAGGGAATGATTTGCAAGAAGCCTATGCTGCTATGGAAGAAGCCATAGAACTTGCGAAGAGCAATCCGGAAAAACCAGTGTTTGTCTGGGCGAAGACCGTGAAAGGCTTTGGGGTAAAATCAACAGAAGAGCACTCAGCAGGAGGCCATGGTTTCCCTCTCAAAGGAGGAAATGAAATTGAGCCCTTTGTAGACGAAATATTTAGCGGTAATACACCAGAAGAGTTTAAAGCATGGTGCAATGAGTTAAAGGCTGAGTATGATAAGATGCAGGAAGCTAAATCAGCCAAAGCCACTGCGGATTCTGGTGCACCTTCCGTCAAAAAAGAAAAGGTGCAAGCTGGACTAGCGCGCGGAGCGATAAAAGCAGCACAAGAGGGATACCCAGTCTTTTCGCTCTCGTCTGATCTAGCAGGTTCTACGGGAATCAGCGCATTTCAAAAAGGTTTTGCGGATAGATTTATAGATCTAGGTATAGCAGAGTCCAATATGGTTAGTGCAGGAGCGGGCATGTCGAAATTAGGTTTTATTCCCATCGTAGATACCTTTGCACAATTCGGGGTAACCAAGGGTAATTTGCCGCTGACTATGTCCGCACTTTCACAGTCACCAGTCATAGCTATGTTTTCGCACTGTGGTTTCCAAGATGCTGCGGATGGCGCGTCTCACCAGGCATCTACTTACCTGGCAGCTGTTAGCGCTATTCCCTATACCATCGTAATAGCATGTTCTTGCTCTAACGAGGCAGAAGCGTTAATGCACCAAGCCGTGAAGCAAATCGGCGATAATCGCAAGGCGGGCAAAGAAGCAGAATCAGTCATCTTTTTTGTAGGACGTGAAAATTATCCTCAGGACTTTGTTCCAGGAACCCAGTATGAGTGGGGTAAGGCACAGGTTATTCAAGAAGGCCAGGATGTTACTTTTGTAGCAAGTGGTGTGCTACTCGCGAAAGCTCTGCAGGCTGCTAAGAAATTAGAAGCTGAGGGCAAAAGCGCTACTGTAATAAGTAATCCATTTATTAATAGGCCTGATGTAGATACTATCGGTGCTGCAGTAAATAAAACGAATGGGAAACTGATAACCATTGAAGATCACCAAACTAAATGCGGCATGGGAGCACAACTAATACACGCACTCGTGCAATCAGGAGTGACATTGAAAGCCAGGAGCTTGGGAATTCCTGGGGAGTTTGGTCAATCGGCCTACTTAGCCGACGAACTCTATGATAAGCATGGACTGAATGCAGATGGTCTCATCAAAGCAGCTAATTCCCTTTGAGCGTAAATGGGATCTCAAGGGTTAGTTTGTCATGTTAGGTATGGCTTTTAGAATACATTAAAACTCGAAGTCTAGATTATGTCAGGAATGGAGGAAATTTGGGGCCAGTCGGCAACGCGAAAGCAATCGGAAGGTCCAGTCTCAAACTGGGCTCAAAAGGTCAGAGCGGAAGTGCAGAAAGCAATCATTGGCCAAAGAGATGTTATAGATAGTCTCTTGATAGCTTTGTTATCTGATGGACATGTTTTATTGGAAGGCATGCCAGGGCTTGCTAAAACTTTGCTTGTTAATAGTTTGGCGAAAGCGGTAGGTGTGAATTTTGAACGCATACAATTCACCCCGGATCTTCTGCCCTCAGATGTAGTAGGGACTATGGTTTTTCAGCCCACAGAGGGCAATTTTAAGGTCCATCTTGGGCCGGTCTTTGCAAACATAGTTCTAGCGGATGAGATCAACCGCGCTCCTGCTAAAGTTCAGAGCGCTTTGCTAGAAGCTATGCAGGAAAAACAGGTTACCATAGGTGGAGAGACTCATCAGCTACCAAAGCCCTTTCTAGTCATGGCTACTCAAAATCCAGTTGAACAAGAAGGAACTTACCCTTTGCCAGAAGCTCAGGCCGACCGATTTCTTTTCAAGATTGTTGTCGATTATCCTACGGAAGAAGAGGAGCTTGAAATGTTACAACGATGGGGTCAGATTACACAGACCCCGGCTGTGGCTGCCGTGTCAAATGGTGCAGAAATAATGGATTTGAGAAAACACGTCGACGCCATACACGTTGCACCCGAGATAGAGCGTTATGTTTTGGCGTTAGTGAGAGAAACCAGAAATACCACTAACTCGCAAGATGGAAGAAGACCGCTACTCGCATTTGGTGCTTCTCCTAGAGCCACGCTGGCCTTGTTTCAGGCAGGCAAAGCTATGGCTGCCATGCGGGGCCAAAATTATGTTGGCCCGGAAATTATACAGAGGGTCTTCTATAATGTGCTAAGGCATCGAGTGGGTCTTACCTATGAGGCTGAGGCGGAAGATCTTACTCCTGAGCATATACTTTCGGAAATACTCAGCAAGACGGCTGTGCCTCGAGCGTTGGAACAGGGTATCGTTCATTCCAAATAGCGGAAAAAAATTCCCTATCATGCAAGAAAGAGGGATAAATTGTCCATCATGGGAATGCTGGGCCAGCGAATGCTAAAAGGTAGGGAAATAAATTTGGCCTTTTTTCCCTTATGGTTATCGATTGCGTGGATATTGCCTAATGGAAGGCACTAACCTGGCATATGGTATGCTCCTAATAGCTTGTGAGATATAATCATGAGCTGACTGAACAGAAGCTACTCTCACCCTGCCCAGGGTATGAATCAATGACGTTACTTCATTTCCTCGCAAAAATGGGAGAATTGGAGCATATTTCGCCCGAGTATCTTACCGAAGAATTATTACGTTTGGGTGATAAAGACGGTAACACAACTATGCATTATGCAGCTTCTGAAGGTTGCCTTTGTGACTTACCTCAAGATGCGTTGTGCGATGGTTTACTCTTTATTAATAATAATCTAGGAGTGACACCTATGCATTTGGCCATGCAGAATGGCATTCCGGAGCAAATACCCATCAAATTCTTTACGTTAGATAATCTTTCTCGGGTAGATAACTATGGCAGAACTATTGCGAGTATGAATAGTTCGTTTTGCCTAAGTTTTTTACCAGACCACTTAGTAGCTGAGCTAAGCGAGCGGAAAATCGTGTCCGTGGAGCTTACCTGTCCAGAGCCGTAAGACGGTTGGTGTCTTATTATGGGGTGGGGCTAACTCTAGGATTATCTGCTGGTATTAGGTTTTCTCAAGACGCGTTGTATGGTCTGGGCATCCAAGGGTGAGTGACGGACTTTTGCTTCGATATGCTCTTTCTCTACTGGCCAGCGAGAGATTAAAGTGGCTATCCAGCGGAAGTCGGGAGTATTTAGCATAGCGATCTTGAGGATCATAGTTAGCGGTATTGATAACAACATTCCCATCGGGCCCCATATCCATCCCCATATGACCAATGACAAAACGACAACTAAGGTCGAAAGACCTAGCCTTTTGCCTAAAAACATGGGCTCGATAAAGTTGCCTATAAAAATATTAATGCATATATACAGTGCTAAAGTGGCAAGTGCATGCCCGGGTCCCAGCTGTATAATAGCCAGTAAGATTGCTGGTATAGACGCCACTATGGAACCAATGGTTGGTATGTAATTTAATCCAAATGCTATAAGCCCCCAAAGTATGGCAAAGTCTAAGCCAATTATCCAGCACCCCAAACCAACCAAGATACCCGTTGTGGCACTGGCAAGAGTTTTAATCAATAGGTATTGAAATATCTCTTGCGTGATAGTTCTAAATCTGGGAAGAACCTTGGAATCCTTACCAAAAATGAAGGTTAATTTATCTGGAAAAGTAATGGCTTCAGCTAATAGAAAAATCACGATGAGCGAGACAAAAAAAGTCTTTGACAGTAGAGCAATGACTTGAGCAAATGCGCCATGAGCTACTCCAAATATGGCGCTCGGATCAATGGCTTGAACGATACCCTGGGCAGAAATAGCGTCTTTAAATGTGATAGACTCTAGTATTTCTTCGGACAAGTAATTGGTGACAGGAAATCCGGTATCTTGCAGCCATTCAATAGAAGACTTGGTTAACTCATCGAGAGGTTGCTCGTAGTCCCCTATTCTAGACTGAAAGTTGTAGATAGCTGTGGTAATCAACAGCAGTAAGACTACGACGACTGCAGCATCTACTAAGACTGCGACAAGGATGGCTAATGGTGATGGAACGCTTTTCTTTTTTAACCAAAAAACTAAAGGTAAACTTAGGATTGAAAGAAAACAACCAAGCGCGATAGGTATAAGAATGGGTGCTGCTAGCTTAATGCCTGCGACAACGATTACAAGACATGCAACCGTTAGCAAGAAGCGAGCTCCTGGTGTAGCGTCTTGATTTAGGGTAAAGTTTTTAGATACCATGATTATGGGAACCTAATGCTAGGAATAGCATATTCCAGGGCATTGTAAATGTTAGGTGAAAAGTAACTGCTTAGCTAATCGCTCATATCCACTTTCCAAGCCGAGAGATCTAGAAAATGCTTCCATGATTCATGATGATGATGGGAAAAAGTAATATGTACGAAGGGCCTAAGTTTAGGCCGTTTGGGCTTTCTAAGGAGCGGCATGTTCACCTCATGAGGGAGTTTGTTACCTTTACGGGTGTTGCATGGTATACAGGAGCTCACTACATTTTCCCA encodes the following:
- a CDS encoding AI-2E family transporter, translated to MVSKNFTLNQDATPGARFLLTVACLVIVVAGIKLAAPILIPIALGCFLSILSLPLVFWLKKKSVPSPLAILVAVLVDAAVVVVLLLLITTAIYNFQSRIGDYEQPLDELTKSSIEWLQDTGFPVTNYLSEEILESITFKDAISAQGIVQAIDPSAIFGVAHGAFAQVIALLSKTFFVSLIVIFLLAEAITFPDKLTFIFGKDSKVLPRFRTITQEIFQYLLIKTLASATTGILVGLGCWIIGLDFAILWGLIAFGLNYIPTIGSIVASIPAILLAIIQLGPGHALATLALYICINIFIGNFIEPMFLGKRLGLSTLVVVLSLVIWGWIWGPMGMLLSIPLTMILKIAMLNTPDFRWIATLISRWPVEKEHIEAKVRHSPLDAQTIQRVLRKPNTSR
- a CDS encoding transketolase C-terminal domain-containing protein, whose protein sequence is MAVDTSPAKAIDAPPLKALEIKSKLAITPREDPKYSVTVKNAKGEEVILGDPVVTRALVALMDVHAVHGGAACHWGGPAALAEIMSAIHGIMFSTQGAEWFEKYNFSNDAGHTENGVYALRANYGFDGMTFDSLKGFRSVTSKLTGHGESHLNPEGVLLSNGPLGSSLPQAQGLAMADKAIGNDRVTICVVSDGAAMEGEAKESFAAIPGLASTERLNPFIMVISDNDTKLSGRITKDSYSMQPTLESMETLGWKVIKLDQGNDLQEAYAAMEEAIELAKSNPEKPVFVWAKTVKGFGVKSTEEHSAGGHGFPLKGGNEIEPFVDEIFSGNTPEEFKAWCNELKAEYDKMQEAKSAKATADSGAPSVKKEKVQAGLARGAIKAAQEGYPVFSLSSDLAGSTGISAFQKGFADRFIDLGIAESNMVSAGAGMSKLGFIPIVDTFAQFGVTKGNLPLTMSALSQSPVIAMFSHCGFQDAADGASHQASTYLAAVSAIPYTIVIACSCSNEAEALMHQAVKQIGDNRKAGKEAESVIFFVGRENYPQDFVPGTQYEWGKAQVIQEGQDVTFVASGVLLAKALQAAKKLEAEGKSATVISNPFINRPDVDTIGAAVNKTNGKLITIEDHQTKCGMGAQLIHALVQSGVTLKARSLGIPGEFGQSAYLADELYDKHGLNADGLIKAANSL
- a CDS encoding MoxR family ATPase, which translates into the protein MEEIWGQSATRKQSEGPVSNWAQKVRAEVQKAIIGQRDVIDSLLIALLSDGHVLLEGMPGLAKTLLVNSLAKAVGVNFERIQFTPDLLPSDVVGTMVFQPTEGNFKVHLGPVFANIVLADEINRAPAKVQSALLEAMQEKQVTIGGETHQLPKPFLVMATQNPVEQEGTYPLPEAQADRFLFKIVVDYPTEEEELEMLQRWGQITQTPAVAAVSNGAEIMDLRKHVDAIHVAPEIERYVLALVRETRNTTNSQDGRRPLLAFGASPRATLALFQAGKAMAAMRGQNYVGPEIIQRVFYNVLRHRVGLTYEAEAEDLTPEHILSEILSKTAVPRALEQGIVHSK